The proteins below are encoded in one region of Pseudoduganella armeniaca:
- a CDS encoding ubiquinone biosynthesis accessory factor UbiJ: MPAAATINHLLAQEDWARAELKQYAGKVARIDASPVELRLMVAADGMVQAASNDVVPAVTIRLKLSDLPLIAQNRERAFSYVQIEGDAEFANAISRLSQSLRWEAEHDLEKLVGPIAAVRVVSGAKSALASLQTGQRKLTENVAEYFLEEQPLLVRPAVTEEFATGVTRLRDDVERAIKRLEKLEQQYARRQAAKAPAGTTPDTETR, translated from the coding sequence ATGCCGGCCGCGGCCACGATCAACCACCTGCTGGCGCAGGAGGACTGGGCGCGCGCCGAACTGAAACAGTATGCCGGCAAGGTCGCGCGCATCGATGCGTCGCCCGTCGAGCTGCGCCTGATGGTCGCGGCCGATGGCATGGTGCAGGCCGCGTCAAACGACGTCGTGCCGGCCGTCACGATCCGGCTGAAACTGTCCGACCTGCCGCTGATCGCGCAGAACCGCGAACGGGCTTTTTCCTATGTCCAGATCGAAGGCGACGCGGAGTTCGCCAACGCGATCTCGCGCCTGTCGCAGTCGCTGCGCTGGGAAGCCGAGCACGACCTGGAAAAGCTGGTCGGACCGATCGCCGCCGTGCGCGTGGTGTCCGGCGCGAAGTCGGCGCTGGCGTCGCTGCAGACGGGCCAGCGCAAGCTGACCGAAAACGTGGCCGAGTATTTCCTGGAGGAGCAGCCCTTGCTGGTGCGGCCGGCCGTGACCGAGGAGTTCGCCACCGGTGTCACGCGTTTGCGTGACGACGTCGAGCGTGCCATCAAGCGGCTGGAAAAGCTGGAACAGCAATACGCACGACGCCAGGCCGCCAAGGCGCCTGCCGGCACCACCCCCGACACGGAAACTCGATGA
- a CDS encoding Tim44 domain-containing protein has protein sequence MKLKKFLIGATIALSALTMMAELAARPMGGGRSIGRQSQSVKQMAPRPAPAATPQQGVNRPAATPAPTPGMTPPRPSPWKGILGGALLGLGLGALLSHFGLGGAMASAIGTILTFALIAGAIFLVWRLIRGRAQGGRPAMAGYSGTGASSGFGGAGLGNNKSFDTPVSRGVATPEIGSGLQPASYQPVSSGIDLSKPAPAHTPWGVPADFDTESFLRHAKGNFIRLQAAWDKGDVADIREFTTPEVFAELKLQIAERGGKADYTDVVHIDAELLGIENNGTDYLASVEFRGQIKPAPDALAEPFHEVWNLVKPVQGNAGWLLGGIQQVA, from the coding sequence ATGAAACTGAAAAAATTCCTGATCGGCGCGACCATCGCGCTGTCGGCCCTGACCATGATGGCCGAGCTGGCGGCGCGCCCGATGGGCGGCGGCCGTTCCATCGGCCGCCAGTCGCAAAGCGTCAAGCAGATGGCGCCCCGGCCGGCACCTGCCGCCACGCCGCAGCAGGGCGTCAACCGCCCGGCCGCGACGCCGGCACCGACGCCTGGCATGACGCCGCCGCGGCCTAGCCCATGGAAAGGCATCCTCGGTGGCGCCTTGCTGGGCCTGGGCCTGGGCGCGCTGCTGTCGCACTTCGGCCTGGGCGGCGCGATGGCCAGCGCCATCGGCACGATCCTGACGTTCGCCCTGATTGCCGGTGCGATCTTCCTGGTCTGGCGCCTGATCCGCGGCCGCGCGCAGGGCGGACGTCCCGCCATGGCCGGCTACAGCGGCACGGGCGCCAGCAGCGGCTTCGGCGGCGCCGGTCTGGGCAACAACAAGAGTTTCGACACGCCGGTCAGCCGGGGTGTCGCGACGCCCGAGATCGGTTCCGGCTTGCAGCCAGCGTCGTACCAGCCGGTATCGTCGGGCATCGACCTGAGCAAGCCGGCCCCGGCCCACACCCCATGGGGCGTGCCGGCGGACTTCGACACGGAAAGCTTCCTGCGTCACGCCAAGGGCAATTTCATCCGCCTGCAAGCGGCCTGGGACAAGGGTGACGTGGCGGACATCCGCGAGTTCACCACGCCGGAAGTGTTTGCCGAGCTGAAGCTGCAGATCGCCGAGCGCGGCGGCAAGGCCGACTACACGGACGTGGTGCACATCGATGCCGAGCTGCTCGGCATCGAGAACAACGGCACCGACTACCTGGCCAGCGTGGAATTCCGCGGCCAGATCAAGCCGGCGCCGGACGCCCTGGCCGAGCCGTTCCACGAAGTGTGGAACCTGGTCAAGCCGGTGCAAGGCAATGCGGGCTGGCTGCTGGGCGGTATCCAGCAGGTCGCCTGA
- the ubiE gene encoding bifunctional demethylmenaquinone methyltransferase/2-methoxy-6-polyprenyl-1,4-benzoquinol methylase UbiE: MTNTTHFGYKTVNEDEKVKEVAKVFHSVAAKYDVMNDLMSGGLHRLWKTFTIANAGVRPGFKVLDIAGGTGDLAKAFAKQAGPTGEVWLTDINESMLRVGRDRLLNRGLVTPTLLCDAEKLPFPNNYFDRVSVAFGLRNMTHKDVALSEMRRVLKPGGKLLVLEFSKVADPLQKPYDLYSFSVLPWLGQKIAGDAESYRYLAESIRMHPDQETLKTMMQAAGLERVQYYNLTAGVAALHTGIKL, encoded by the coding sequence ATGACCAACACCACCCATTTCGGCTACAAGACCGTCAACGAAGACGAGAAAGTCAAGGAAGTTGCCAAGGTCTTCCATTCCGTCGCCGCCAAGTACGATGTGATGAACGACCTGATGTCCGGCGGCCTGCACCGCCTCTGGAAAACGTTCACCATCGCCAACGCGGGCGTGCGGCCTGGCTTCAAGGTGCTGGACATCGCGGGCGGCACGGGCGACCTGGCCAAGGCGTTTGCCAAGCAGGCCGGGCCGACGGGCGAGGTATGGCTGACCGATATTAACGAGTCGATGCTGCGCGTGGGCCGCGACCGGCTCTTGAATCGCGGCCTTGTCACCCCCACCTTGTTGTGCGATGCGGAAAAGCTGCCGTTCCCGAACAATTATTTCGACCGCGTCAGTGTCGCCTTCGGCCTGCGCAACATGACGCACAAGGACGTGGCGCTGTCGGAAATGCGGCGCGTATTGAAGCCGGGCGGCAAATTGCTGGTGCTGGAATTCTCGAAGGTCGCGGACCCCTTGCAGAAGCCGTACGACCTGTATTCGTTCTCCGTGTTACCGTGGCTCGGACAGAAAATCGCCGGCGATGCCGAGAGTTACCGTTATCTGGCCGAATCGATCCGCATGCATCCCGATCAGGAAACCCTGAAGACGATGATGCAGGCGGCAGGGCTGGAGCGCGTCCAGTATTACAACCTGACGGCCGGCGTGGCTGCGCTGCACACCGGCATCAAACTGTAA
- a CDS encoding LLM class flavin-dependent oxidoreductase — MAIRQMSLCAFLLRHGHHVAAWRHPDTDLAAPPFAVYRALVQKAERAALDAVFFADSVALTGAPSLEPVTLLSALAAVTERIGLIATATTTYNEPYHVARLFASLDSISNGRAGWNLVTSDNAAEAANFGRDRHVEHGQRYARAHEFYQVVDGLWNSWEEGAFANDKAAGKLLDPAHVRKLDHQGEHFRVAGPLNVPPSPQGRPLVVQAGSSEPGRALAAATADVVFTAQPSLAAAQAFYRDMKERVTRHGRAPDSLRITPGIFAVVGRTEGEAQDKFAALQELIEPQAGLALLGRMIGNFDLSGYPLDGPLPALPETADGQRSRQHLLTQLAQGENLTIRQLYERIAGGRGHLTVVGTAAQVADQMQLWFENEAADGFNLMPPTLPGGLDDLLELVVPELQRRGLFRKAYDSTTLRGHLKL; from the coding sequence ATGGCGATCCGTCAAATGAGCCTGTGCGCCTTCCTACTGCGCCATGGCCACCACGTGGCCGCGTGGCGCCATCCGGATACGGACCTGGCAGCGCCGCCGTTCGCCGTGTATCGCGCGCTGGTGCAAAAGGCCGAGCGGGCCGCGCTGGATGCCGTGTTCTTCGCCGACAGCGTGGCGCTGACCGGTGCGCCGTCGCTGGAGCCGGTCACCTTGCTGTCCGCGCTGGCGGCGGTGACGGAGCGCATCGGCCTGATCGCGACCGCGACGACCACGTACAACGAGCCGTACCACGTGGCGCGGCTGTTCGCCTCGCTGGACAGCATCTCGAACGGGCGCGCGGGCTGGAACCTGGTCACCTCCGACAACGCGGCGGAAGCGGCCAATTTCGGTCGTGACCGTCACGTCGAACACGGTCAGCGCTATGCTCGCGCGCACGAGTTTTATCAAGTTGTCGACGGCCTGTGGAACAGCTGGGAGGAGGGCGCGTTCGCCAACGACAAGGCGGCCGGCAAGCTGCTCGACCCGGCTCATGTCCGTAAGCTGGATCACCAGGGCGAGCACTTCCGCGTGGCCGGTCCGCTGAACGTGCCGCCCAGCCCGCAGGGCCGGCCGCTCGTCGTGCAGGCCGGCAGTTCCGAACCGGGGCGCGCGCTGGCGGCAGCCACAGCGGACGTCGTGTTCACGGCGCAGCCGTCGCTGGCGGCCGCGCAGGCGTTTTATCGCGACATGAAAGAACGTGTAACCCGGCATGGGCGCGCGCCGGACAGCCTGCGCATCACCCCAGGGATTTTTGCCGTGGTGGGCAGAACCGAAGGGGAGGCGCAGGATAAGTTCGCTGCCCTGCAGGAACTGATCGAACCGCAGGCCGGACTGGCGCTGCTGGGCCGGATGATCGGCAACTTCGACCTGTCAGGCTATCCGCTCGACGGCCCGCTGCCGGCACTGCCGGAAACGGCGGACGGCCAGCGCAGCCGGCAGCACTTGCTGACCCAACTTGCACAAGGGGAAAACCTGACGATAAGGCAACTCTATGAGCGCATTGCTGGTGGCCGGGGCCACCTGACGGTGGTCGGCACGGCAGCGCAGGTGGCGGACCAGATGCAGCTGTGGTTCGAGAACGAGGCGGCGGACGGCTTCAACCTGATGCCGCCGACACTACCGGGCGGCCTGGACGACTTGCTGGAGCTGGTGGTGCCGGAGCTGCAACGGCGCGGCCTGTTCCGCAAAGCCTACGACAGCACGACGCTGCGCGGCCACCTGAAGCTGTAA
- a CDS encoding TonB-dependent receptor translates to MRKQSGKVGFVVGGGLVLSAALAGAAENEAADAGQGEAVASVTVTATRRSASLQSVPLAVSVVDGERLERSNRTSIDTVVQEVPSATFRQQGGNKDSTLFVRGIGTISTSPGVEPTVSTVVDGVVYARPGQATIDLLEIDRIEVLRGPQGTLFGKNASSGVLNIVSRAASEQPGGFVDASYYQGNEKRVRAGIAGALQPGVLRGAVTAVLSDYDGNVTNVQGGGKVNGYERRGIRGRLDFTPNADLDIALIADYLKSDSSPTQTAYRQSSAAFAQALLPVVASGENRQVNADLANAVADINKGISAQLEWRRDGYTFTSITALRDWDNTQRTTTSPIGNSADVARVTSAYPATRDIGTVDFRQVSQELRVASPREQAIEYVAGAFYLHGRDRETYRRIVTTGVTTTATDSGRADYGIDSDSYALFGEATINVAPAWRLLAGARWTRDELAYDHARTSTRTVAFPGVQPGTQSAGDTSETGYSGRLGVQHDLAPNATAFATYSRGYKGPAYNVFFNMLPRDTLALAPETSNSFEAGIKGSAFERRLTVNVALFHTEYANYQANFYDTVAGAVVTRLVNAGDVSTRGAEIDVSARPSNRVTLSAALAYTDARIDQFNCPPAAAASCNLNGKTLPFAPHFKSFVRAAYALPLANGWNADFSADYSYQTRTQYDLFQSPDAIQPAYGIVNAAIELSSSAGGWKVALVGKNLADKSYATNLVTATGYVTRVVPRDDRRYFGITARKEF, encoded by the coding sequence GGGCGAGGCGGTCGCCAGCGTGACGGTGACCGCCACGCGCCGCAGCGCCTCGTTGCAGTCGGTGCCGCTGGCCGTGTCGGTGGTCGATGGCGAACGGCTCGAACGCAGCAACCGCACCAGCATCGACACGGTGGTACAGGAGGTGCCCAGCGCCACGTTCCGCCAGCAGGGCGGCAACAAGGACTCGACCTTGTTCGTCCGGGGTATCGGTACCATCTCGACCTCGCCCGGCGTGGAGCCGACCGTCTCGACGGTAGTGGACGGCGTGGTGTACGCGCGGCCCGGCCAGGCCACCATCGACCTGCTCGAGATCGACCGCATCGAAGTGCTGCGCGGGCCGCAGGGCACGCTGTTCGGCAAGAACGCGTCGTCCGGCGTGCTCAATATCGTCAGCCGCGCGGCCAGCGAGCAGCCGGGCGGCTTTGTCGATGCCTCGTACTACCAGGGCAACGAAAAGCGCGTGCGTGCGGGCATCGCCGGCGCGCTGCAGCCGGGCGTGCTGCGTGGTGCCGTCACCGCCGTACTGTCGGACTACGACGGCAACGTCACCAACGTGCAGGGCGGCGGCAAGGTCAACGGCTACGAGCGGCGCGGCATCCGCGGCCGGCTCGACTTCACGCCGAACGCGGACCTCGACATCGCGTTGATCGCCGACTACCTGAAGTCGGACAGCTCGCCCACGCAGACGGCCTACCGGCAAAGCAGCGCCGCCTTCGCGCAGGCGCTGCTGCCGGTCGTCGCCAGCGGCGAGAACCGCCAGGTCAACGCCGACCTGGCCAACGCCGTCGCCGACATCAACAAGGGCATCTCGGCGCAGCTCGAATGGCGTCGCGACGGCTACACGTTCACGTCGATCACGGCCTTGCGCGACTGGGACAATACGCAGCGCACCACCACTTCCCCGATCGGCAACAGCGCCGATGTCGCGCGCGTGACGAGCGCCTATCCCGCTACGCGCGACATCGGTACCGTGGACTTCCGCCAGGTGTCGCAAGAGCTGCGCGTGGCCTCGCCGCGCGAGCAGGCAATCGAATACGTGGCCGGCGCCTTCTACCTGCACGGGCGTGACCGCGAGACCTACCGACGTATAGTCACCACCGGCGTCACGACCACCGCCACCGACAGCGGCCGCGCCGACTACGGCATCGACAGCGACAGCTACGCACTGTTCGGCGAAGCCACGATCAACGTCGCGCCCGCGTGGCGCCTGCTGGCCGGCGCTCGCTGGACGCGCGACGAGCTGGCCTACGACCATGCGCGCACGTCCACCCGAACCGTGGCCTTCCCCGGCGTGCAGCCGGGCACGCAAAGCGCGGGCGACACGTCCGAGACCGGCTACTCGGGCCGGCTCGGCGTGCAGCACGACTTGGCGCCGAATGCGACGGCGTTTGCAACCTACTCGCGCGGCTACAAGGGCCCGGCCTACAACGTCTTCTTCAACATGCTGCCGCGCGATACGCTGGCACTGGCACCGGAAACGTCGAACTCGTTCGAGGCCGGCATCAAGGGCAGCGCGTTCGAGCGCCGCCTCACCGTCAACGTGGCGCTGTTCCATACCGAGTATGCGAACTACCAGGCCAATTTCTACGACACCGTGGCCGGCGCCGTGGTCACGCGCCTTGTCAACGCCGGTGATGTCTCCACGCGCGGTGCCGAGATCGACGTCAGCGCGCGGCCGTCGAACCGCGTCACCTTGAGCGCGGCGCTGGCCTATACGGACGCGCGCATCGACCAGTTCAACTGCCCGCCGGCCGCCGCCGCCTCGTGCAACCTGAACGGCAAGACGCTGCCGTTCGCACCGCACTTCAAGAGCTTCGTGCGGGCCGCCTATGCGCTGCCGCTCGCGAACGGCTGGAACGCCGACTTCAGTGCCGATTACTCATATCAGACCCGCACGCAGTACGACCTGTTCCAGTCGCCGGATGCGATCCAGCCGGCCTACGGCATCGTCAACGCGGCCATCGAGCTGTCGTCGTCCGCCGGCGGCTGGAAGGTGGCACTGGTCGGCAAGAACCTGGCCGACAAGTCGTATGCGACGAACCTCGTCACGGCGACGGGCTACGTGACGCGCGTGGTGCCGCGCGACGACCGTCGCTACTTCGGCATCACCGCGCGCAAGGAGTTCTGA